The genomic stretch AGCCAATGAGGCATCGTAATCTCGGTCACACAGACGTTGATCCCGACAGGAGCCCACCATGACCGATCTGCGCTATCCCCTCGGCCCGATGCCCACCCCCCTGAGCCTGACCCCACCGGAGCGCCAGGACGCACTGGACGCGATCCGGGTACTCCCGGCCGAGCTGCGGGCCGCCGTGCAGGGGCTGGATGACCCGCAACTCGACACCCCGTACCGCGAGGGCGGCTGGACGCTGCGGCAGGTCGTCCACCACGTTGCCGACAGCCATATGAACGCCTACGTGCGCGTGAAGCTCGCCCTGACCGAGGAGAACCCGACCGTCAAGCCCTACGAGGAGCAGCTGTGGGCCGAACTGCCGGACTCGCGGCTGCCGGTTGACCTTAGCCTGGAACTGCTGGAGCGGCTGCACACCCGCCTGAGCGCCGTGCTGGAGGACGTGACCGACTTCGCCCGCCCGTGGACGCATCCCGCCCAGGGGCGCACGCTCACGCTGGACACGCTGCTGGGCATGTATGCGTGGCACGGCCGGCACCACGTGGCGCACGTCACGGGTCTGCGCGGGCGCCGGGGCTGGTAATGCAGTTCGGCCCGGAGCTGCACACGCCGATCCACCACCGCGCGGCCGGGGTGGTCATCCTGAATGCCGCCGGGGACATCCTGCTCGTCCGCGAGAAGGGCGTGCCGGAGCAGCGCCAGAAGGCCGGACTGTGGCACATCCCGAGCGGCACCGTCGAGGATGGCGAGAACCCGCAGGACACGGCCGTACGCGAGGCGTGGGAGGAGGCCGGCGTGCGCGTCCGGCTGCTCCGGTTCCTGGCCGCCTATGTGGGCCGCTTCCCGGACGGCGTGCCCGTGCTGCGCCACGCGTGGCTGGCCGAGGTCATGGACGGCTCGACCTTCCGCCCGGTCATGGCCGACGAGGTCACAGAGGTGCGCTACGTCCCGAAGGCCGACTTCGACGCCCTGTACGACGCCGGCCAGATCCGCATGCACCATACGAAGCTGTTCTACGAGGACGCCCTGCGCGAGCGAGATAGAGAAAAACGCTCTCCATTACTGGGGAGCGATTCCTCCTCATAGCTGATACGGGATTCAGTTGATTGCAGCGCAGGGCGGAGTCGTGAGCCAGAGACCCCTCACCCCAGCCCTCTCCCCTGGGGAGAGGGAGGAAGGAGCGCCGAGGGCGGAAGGGTGGGGGGTCTTGGATGCCGCGAACTCAACTGAATCCCGTATCAGGGCCGCCTTTACTCGTAACCCAGTTCCCGCAGCGCTTCCTCGTCCTCGCGCCAGTTGTTGATCACGATGACTTCCAGGCCCAGGTACACCTTGCGGTTCAGGAAGACCTCCAGCTGCTTGCGGGCGGCCTGACCGATCTCGCGCAGCTGCTTGCCACCGCTGCCGATGACCATGCCCTTGTGGGCGTTCTTCTCGACGACGATCTCGCCCTCGATGCGCTGCAGGCCGTCCTCGCGCTCCGTCCACGAGTTCACGCGGGTGGCGACCGCGTAGGGCAGCTCGTCGCGCAGCTTCTTCATGGCTTCCTCGCGGACGATCTCGGCGGCCCACATCTCGCGGGTCTGGTCGGATGCGCCGCCACGCGGGTAGAAGAAGGGGTTCTCCGGCAGGGCGGCCATGACCTGTTCGCGCAGGGTCATGACCGGCCCGGGATCGTTCTGCGCCGAGAGCGTGAGTTCGCTGGTCTCGC from Deinococcus sp. AB2017081 encodes the following:
- a CDS encoding Nudix hydrolase; this encodes MQFGPELHTPIHHRAAGVVILNAAGDILLVREKGVPEQRQKAGLWHIPSGTVEDGENPQDTAVREAWEEAGVRVRLLRFLAAYVGRFPDGVPVLRHAWLAEVMDGSTFRPVMADEVTEVRYVPKADFDALYDAGQIRMHHTKLFYEDALRERDREKRSPLLGSDSSS
- a CDS encoding YfiT family bacillithiol transferase → MTDLRYPLGPMPTPLSLTPPERQDALDAIRVLPAELRAAVQGLDDPQLDTPYREGGWTLRQVVHHVADSHMNAYVRVKLALTEENPTVKPYEEQLWAELPDSRLPVDLSLELLERLHTRLSAVLEDVTDFARPWTHPAQGRTLTLDTLLGMYAWHGRHHVAHVTGLRGRRGW